From Streptomyces sp. CMB-StM0423, a single genomic window includes:
- a CDS encoding Rieske (2Fe-2S) protein, which translates to MTQSPNPARLTARRTVVAAVGAGGLAAALAACGDDPGDGGGSGDSGSTEVRPQEGGDDGGAQLGTTSEVPEGGGKIFKDQKVVVTQPEPGAFKAFSAVCTHQGCLVSSVEDGTINCACHGSKFAITDGSVAQGPALEPLPAEDVRVDGDVLRQG; encoded by the coding sequence ATGACGCAATCCCCCAACCCGGCCCGGCTCACCGCCCGCCGCACCGTCGTGGCCGCCGTCGGCGCCGGCGGCCTCGCCGCCGCGCTCGCCGCCTGCGGCGACGACCCGGGCGACGGCGGCGGTTCGGGCGACTCCGGCAGCACGGAGGTGCGGCCGCAGGAAGGCGGCGACGACGGCGGCGCGCAGCTCGGCACCACGAGCGAGGTGCCCGAGGGCGGCGGCAAGATCTTCAAGGACCAGAAGGTGGTCGTGACGCAGCCGGAGCCGGGCGCGTTCAAGGCGTTCTCTGCGGTCTGCACGCACCAGGGCTGCCTGGTCAGCAGCGTCGAGGACGGCACGATCAACTGCGCGTGTCACGGCAGCAAGTTCGCCATCACGGACGGCAGCGTCGCGCAGGGCCCGGCCCTGGAGCCGCTGCCGGCGGAGGACGTACGGGTCGACGGGGACGTCCTCCGCCAGGGCTGA
- a CDS encoding CPBP family intramembrane glutamic endopeptidase: MLSSETLLVLALSLGASAVSALISFIGSLTRSEGLKEQSANLNSSAAPGRPWLDLAWQLFGITTALVPVALVAYLLVRERAGGLSAVGFDHRRPRFDLGWGAVVAAVVGGTGLAFYLGARAAGFNLTVVPESLPDVWWKIPVLILSAVQNSVVEEVIVVGYLLRRLDQLGWTPKASLAASSLLRGTYHLYQGIGGFIGNAVMGVLFVLLYRRWGRVGPLVAAHAFIDIVAFVGYALLAGKVGWLPTE, from the coding sequence ATGCTGAGCAGCGAAACGCTGCTGGTGCTGGCGCTGTCCCTGGGAGCGAGCGCGGTCTCGGCCCTGATCAGCTTCATCGGCTCGCTGACCCGGTCCGAAGGGCTGAAGGAGCAGTCGGCCAACCTCAACTCCTCTGCCGCGCCCGGGCGTCCGTGGCTGGATCTCGCGTGGCAGCTCTTCGGGATCACCACCGCGCTGGTGCCGGTGGCGCTCGTGGCGTACCTGCTGGTGCGCGAGCGCGCGGGCGGGCTGAGCGCGGTCGGCTTCGACCACCGGCGGCCGCGTTTCGACCTGGGCTGGGGCGCGGTCGTGGCGGCGGTGGTCGGCGGCACGGGGCTGGCGTTCTACCTGGGCGCGCGGGCGGCGGGGTTCAACCTGACCGTCGTACCGGAGTCGCTGCCCGACGTGTGGTGGAAGATCCCGGTGCTGATCCTCTCCGCGGTGCAGAACTCCGTGGTGGAGGAGGTCATCGTCGTCGGCTATCTGCTGCGCCGGCTGGACCAACTGGGCTGGACCCCGAAGGCGTCGCTGGCGGCCAGCTCGCTGCTGCGCGGGACGTACCACCTGTACCAGGGGATCGGCGGCTTCATCGGCAACGCGGTGATGGGCGTGCTGTTCGTCCTGCTGTACCGGCGGTGGGGGCGGGTCGGGCCGCTGGTGGCGGCGCACGCCTTCATCGACATCGTGGCGTTCGTGGGGTACGCGCTGCTGGCGGGGAAGGTGGGGTGGCTGCCTACGGAATGA
- a CDS encoding lytic polysaccharide monooxygenase auxiliary activity family 9 protein — translation MRSLKKRAAIVAATVTPLVVLALPAPQASAHGWITSPPSRQQQCKAGTVSCGQIQWEPQSVEGPKGLTSCHGGNSRFAELNDDSKGWAVTDINRTQSFNWQITANHRTSTWQYFVGGQKVAEFNDGGAQPPSQFSHTVNFGNITGRQKVLAVWNVYDTGNAFYACIDVNIR, via the coding sequence ATGCGCAGTCTCAAAAAGCGTGCAGCGATCGTCGCCGCGACCGTGACCCCGCTGGTCGTGCTCGCCCTCCCGGCCCCGCAGGCGAGCGCACACGGCTGGATCACCTCGCCCCCGAGCCGGCAGCAGCAGTGCAAAGCGGGCACGGTCTCGTGTGGTCAGATCCAGTGGGAACCGCAGAGCGTCGAGGGCCCGAAGGGCCTGACGAGCTGTCACGGCGGCAACAGCCGGTTCGCCGAGCTCAACGACGACAGCAAGGGCTGGGCGGTCACCGACATCAACAGGACCCAGTCGTTCAACTGGCAGATCACCGCCAACCACCGCACGAGCACGTGGCAGTACTTCGTCGGCGGCCAGAAGGTCGCGGAGTTCAACGACGGCGGCGCGCAGCCGCCCTCGCAGTTCAGCCACACGGTCAACTTCGGCAACATCACCGGCCGGCAGAAGGTCCTGGCCGTGTGGAACGTGTACGACACGGGAAACGCCTTCTACGCCTGCATCGACGTCAACATCCGCTGA
- a CDS encoding pyridoxamine 5'-phosphate oxidase family protein — protein sequence MSTTPPAAYRPTDRTVPTRSRERASYDREVVHSVLDAGYVCHLGFIRDGRPVVLPTLYARVGEQVYVHGSTGSRPLRTAGRAGDAGMPVCLTVTHVDGLVLARSAFHHSINYRSAVLHGDAYAVTDHDERTMALDRIVDHIVPGRADDSRRANAKELARTAVLRLAIEEVSVKTRTGGPEDEPEDLELPYWTGVVPVAPVYGPPVPAGDLAPGIAPPGYLPAG from the coding sequence GTGTCCACCACGCCCCCCGCCGCCTACCGCCCCACCGACCGCACCGTGCCGACGCGCTCCCGCGAGCGCGCGTCGTACGACCGCGAAGTGGTGCACTCCGTGCTCGACGCCGGCTACGTCTGCCACCTCGGCTTCATCCGGGACGGCCGCCCCGTCGTCCTGCCCACGCTCTACGCGCGCGTCGGCGAGCAGGTGTACGTACACGGCTCCACCGGCTCCCGCCCGCTGCGCACCGCCGGGCGGGCCGGGGACGCCGGGATGCCGGTGTGCCTGACGGTCACGCACGTCGACGGGCTGGTGCTGGCCCGCTCCGCGTTCCACCACTCGATCAACTACCGCTCCGCGGTGCTGCACGGCGACGCGTACGCCGTGACCGACCACGACGAGCGGACCATGGCCCTCGACAGGATCGTCGACCACATCGTCCCCGGCCGGGCCGACGACTCCCGGCGCGCGAACGCCAAGGAGCTGGCCAGGACCGCGGTGCTCCGGCTCGCCATCGAGGAGGTCTCGGTCAAGACGCGCACCGGCGGCCCCGAGGACGAGCCGGAGGACCTGGAACTGCCGTACTGGACGGGGGTGGTGCCCGTCGCACCCGTCTACGGCCCGCCCGTACCGGCCGGCGACCTCGCCCCGGGCATCGCGCCGCCCGGCTACCTGCCTGCGGGCTGA
- a CDS encoding PadR family transcriptional regulator — protein sequence MESHGHGYGPRGGRRSAFGGFGPPFGPPFGRGRGGPRGRARRGDVRASILALLKDRGMHGYEMIQEISERSGGAWKPSPGSVYPTLQLLEDEGLIVSATEGGKKLFSLTGAGREEAESGPEAPWEDAGRGVDWEALQEVRQSGFALAEAFRQVYTTGTPEQRQEALAVVNDARKKLYLILAEEN from the coding sequence ATGGAATCCCATGGACACGGATACGGCCCGCGTGGCGGGCGGCGCTCGGCCTTCGGGGGGTTCGGGCCGCCGTTCGGGCCGCCCTTCGGGCGGGGGCGTGGGGGGCCGCGGGGGCGGGCTCGGCGGGGGGATGTGCGGGCGTCGATTCTGGCCCTGCTCAAGGACCGCGGTATGCACGGGTACGAGATGATCCAGGAGATCTCCGAGCGCAGTGGCGGAGCCTGGAAACCCAGTCCCGGCTCGGTGTATCCGACGCTGCAACTGCTGGAGGACGAGGGTCTGATCGTCAGCGCCACGGAGGGCGGTAAGAAGCTGTTCTCGCTCACCGGCGCCGGGCGCGAGGAGGCCGAGTCCGGGCCCGAGGCGCCCTGGGAGGACGCCGGGCGCGGGGTCGACTGGGAGGCGCTGCAGGAGGTCCGGCAGTCGGGCTTCGCGCTTGCCGAGGCGTTTCGGCAGGTGTACACCACTGGCACTCCCGAGCAGCGCCAGGAGGCGCTGGCCGTCGTCAACGACGCCCGGAAGAAGCTCTACCTGATCCTCGCAGAGGAGAACTGA
- a CDS encoding LysR family transcriptional regulator → MLNLERLRTLAAVARHGSVSAAAGGLHITTSAVSQQLAKLERETGQQLLAKNGRGIRLTDAGRLLAEHATLILSQVEAAQSELEAHRGRPVGELSLAAFPTAARGLFPAALAALRRDHPELRVRLREQEPDETVPGVTRGDHDLGVVLDWYNKPLPLPPGLSRAPLLDDLADVAVPEGHPLADRADVVLEDFGADDWISWPESEFCHDWLVFTLRAKGIEPHIAHTAEEHHTQLALIAAGLGVAVAPRLGRGAVPAGVRILPVRGAMRRHIYAIWRADADRRPSIREAVRALQAAGRAL, encoded by the coding sequence ATGTTGAATCTGGAGCGCCTGCGCACCCTCGCGGCCGTCGCCCGGCACGGATCCGTGAGCGCGGCGGCCGGCGGGCTGCACATCACGACCTCCGCCGTCTCCCAGCAACTCGCCAAGCTGGAGCGGGAGACCGGGCAGCAGTTGCTCGCCAAGAACGGCCGCGGCATCCGCCTCACCGACGCCGGCCGGCTGCTCGCCGAGCACGCCACCCTGATCCTCTCGCAGGTCGAGGCCGCGCAGTCCGAGCTGGAGGCGCACCGCGGGCGGCCCGTCGGGGAGCTGAGCCTCGCGGCGTTCCCGACCGCCGCCCGCGGGCTGTTCCCCGCCGCGCTCGCGGCGCTGCGCCGCGACCATCCCGAGCTGCGCGTACGGCTGCGGGAGCAGGAGCCGGACGAGACGGTGCCCGGCGTCACGCGCGGCGACCACGACCTCGGCGTCGTCCTGGACTGGTACAACAAACCCCTCCCGCTGCCGCCGGGGCTGTCCCGGGCGCCGCTGCTCGACGACCTCGCGGACGTCGCCGTGCCCGAGGGGCACCCGCTCGCGGACCGCGCGGACGTGGTCCTGGAGGACTTCGGGGCCGACGACTGGATCTCCTGGCCGGAGAGCGAGTTCTGCCACGACTGGCTGGTGTTCACCCTGCGCGCCAAGGGCATCGAACCGCACATCGCCCACACCGCGGAGGAGCACCACACGCAGCTCGCGCTCATCGCCGCCGGGCTCGGCGTGGCCGTCGCGCCGCGGCTGGGCCGCGGGGCGGTGCCCGCGGGCGTACGCATCCTGCCCGTACGCGGCGCGATGCGGCGGCACATCTACGCGATCTGGCGCGCCGACGCCGACCGCCGGCCGTCCATCAGGGAGGCCGTACGCGCCCTGCAGGCGGCGGGCCGCGCCCTCTGA
- a CDS encoding DUF4232 domain-containing protein, with the protein MTRQPGRARTRIALAALAAAGLLAAGCGASSDGGSADDTDNAGNSKPLPAQSADGNDSAQNGDGAQQDTPAKDDAEPEKAAGDPADGKADEGTAAEPLKAEPKTEPKASAGDSAAAPWCRTGDLAASVRPLNPAAGNRYAALVLTNDSDATCRTRGWTGLQLVRADGTKVPTRVVRDGSRTPAMQTLAPGASAWSRLHWTVVASGSDDASGACRPKPAELQVIPPDTYHHTDTAWPLGEVCDAGRIESLPLAKGAGPAR; encoded by the coding sequence ATGACACGACAGCCCGGCCGCGCCCGCACCCGCATCGCCCTCGCCGCCCTCGCGGCGGCGGGGCTGCTGGCCGCAGGCTGCGGCGCGAGCTCCGACGGCGGGTCCGCGGACGACACGGACAACGCGGGCAACTCCAAGCCCCTGCCGGCGCAGAGCGCCGACGGGAACGACAGTGCGCAGAACGGGGACGGGGCGCAGCAGGACACGCCCGCGAAGGACGACGCCGAACCGGAGAAGGCGGCCGGCGATCCGGCGGACGGCAAGGCGGACGAGGGCACGGCCGCGGAGCCGCTGAAGGCGGAGCCGAAGACGGAACCGAAGGCGTCAGCCGGCGATTCGGCGGCGGCCCCGTGGTGCCGTACGGGCGACCTGGCGGCCTCCGTACGCCCGCTCAACCCGGCGGCGGGCAACCGCTACGCGGCGCTCGTCCTCACCAACGACTCGGACGCCACCTGCCGCACCCGCGGCTGGACGGGCCTGCAACTGGTCAGGGCCGACGGCACGAAGGTCCCGACCAGGGTGGTACGGGACGGCAGCCGCACCCCGGCCATGCAGACGCTCGCCCCCGGCGCCTCGGCGTGGAGCCGGCTGCACTGGACGGTGGTCGCCAGCGGCTCGGACGACGCGAGCGGCGCCTGCCGCCCGAAGCCGGCGGAGCTGCAGGTGATCCCGCCGGACACGTACCACCACACGGACACCGCGTGGCCGCTGGGCGAGGTCTGCGACGCGGGCCGCATCGAGTCCCTGCCACTGGCGAAGGGAGCGGGCCCCGCACGCTGA
- a CDS encoding substrate-binding domain-containing protein, with amino-acid sequence MGRHSLPDAYGTDEAVLRRSVRGRTVVIATALVLAIGAGALVAVQAGLLPQDDPCAGADLELAVVASPDIAPVVRKTAERARAAELKSDGRCLDIEVSARPAAEVAQALRTKDTRPDFQVWIPDSSIWTGMVTAGGGGASIDEVTRLASSPVGMAALRDGARKLGWPEKTYGWAELTDAALGDGAGLRLGTADPAVSATGALALTAMHRAGGKDADTRTAATAKLLSDRVEPGDTAVLASLPDSGLDDPKDNDALFLSEQAAFRHNAGANTGGRLDMFYPEGGTVALDYPYTIVDNDAMAMDRVRAASRFQRLLTDARTTGLLRRQGFRSPEGRLDADLAMAAGGAAPQPFDAPPAEPPAPDEVASVLGMWTVTVQSARLTTVVDVSGSMGEPVPGEAGQTRMDVTKNALIQALSQFTGEDEIGLWRFSTRLEGEQDYEEVTGTTRLAQRTDDGTSHRELLASAFGGLQPVPDGATGLYDTALAAYERQVKEYAPGRFNAVVLLTDGANEDPGSISAADLAARLRETADPERPVGLIAIGIGPDADIEACGRIAEAVGGESYRVTDPKEIHAVLLRAVTDAGAKAALS; translated from the coding sequence ATGGGACGACACAGCTTGCCCGATGCGTACGGAACGGACGAAGCCGTGCTGCGGCGCAGCGTACGGGGCCGCACGGTGGTCATCGCGACCGCCCTCGTCCTGGCGATCGGCGCCGGGGCGCTGGTCGCCGTGCAGGCCGGGCTGCTGCCGCAGGACGACCCGTGCGCGGGTGCGGACCTCGAACTGGCCGTCGTCGCCTCGCCCGACATCGCCCCCGTCGTCCGCAAGACCGCCGAACGCGCCCGCGCCGCGGAGCTGAAGTCGGACGGCCGCTGCCTGGACATCGAGGTGAGCGCGCGGCCCGCCGCCGAGGTCGCCCAGGCGCTGCGCACCAAGGACACCCGGCCCGACTTCCAGGTCTGGATACCCGACTCCAGCATCTGGACGGGCATGGTCACCGCCGGCGGCGGGGGTGCGAGCATCGACGAGGTGACCCGGCTGGCCAGCTCACCCGTCGGCATGGCCGCCCTCCGGGACGGCGCCCGCAAACTCGGCTGGCCGGAGAAGACGTACGGCTGGGCCGAGCTGACGGACGCCGCGCTGGGCGACGGCGCCGGCCTGCGCCTCGGCACCGCCGACCCGGCCGTGAGCGCCACCGGCGCGCTCGCGCTGACGGCGATGCACCGCGCCGGCGGCAAGGACGCGGACACCCGTACCGCCGCGACCGCAAAGCTGCTCTCCGACCGCGTCGAGCCCGGCGACACGGCGGTGCTGGCGTCGCTCCCGGACTCCGGTCTCGACGACCCGAAGGACAACGACGCACTGTTCCTCTCCGAGCAGGCCGCGTTCCGCCACAACGCGGGCGCGAACACCGGCGGGCGGCTCGACATGTTCTACCCGGAGGGCGGCACGGTCGCGCTCGACTACCCGTACACGATCGTCGACAACGACGCCATGGCGATGGACCGGGTCCGCGCCGCCAGCCGCTTCCAGCGGCTTCTGACCGACGCCAGGACCACCGGCCTGCTGCGCCGCCAGGGCTTCCGCTCCCCCGAGGGGCGCCTCGACGCGGACCTGGCGATGGCCGCCGGCGGCGCCGCCCCGCAGCCCTTCGACGCGCCGCCCGCAGAACCGCCGGCCCCCGACGAGGTTGCCTCGGTCCTCGGTATGTGGACCGTCACGGTGCAGAGCGCCCGGCTGACAACGGTGGTCGACGTGTCCGGCTCGATGGGCGAGCCGGTCCCCGGCGAGGCGGGGCAGACCCGGATGGACGTCACGAAGAACGCGCTGATCCAGGCGCTCTCCCAGTTCACCGGCGAGGACGAGATCGGCCTGTGGCGGTTCTCCACCCGGCTTGAGGGCGAGCAGGACTACGAGGAGGTCACCGGCACCACGCGGCTGGCCCAGCGCACCGACGACGGCACCAGCCACCGCGAGCTGCTCGCGAGCGCATTCGGCGGCCTCCAGCCGGTGCCGGACGGCGCGACGGGCCTGTACGACACGGCCCTTGCGGCGTACGAGCGGCAGGTCAAGGAGTACGCGCCCGGCCGCTTCAACGCGGTCGTGCTGCTCACCGACGGCGCCAACGAGGACCCGGGCAGCATCTCCGCCGCGGACCTCGCCGCGCGGCTGCGCGAGACCGCCGATCCGGAGCGGCCGGTGGGCCTGATCGCGATCGGCATCGGCCCGGACGCGGACATCGAGGCGTGCGGGCGGATCGCGGAGGCGGTCGGGGGCGAGTCGTACCGGGTGACGGATCCGAAGGAGATCCACGCGGTGCTGCTGCGGGCGGTGACGGACGCCGGCGCGAAGGCGGCGCTGTCCTGA
- a CDS encoding EamA family transporter, whose amino-acid sequence MYGADIIARMQQSFDRRAGLGLALASALAFGGSGVAAKPLIEQGMDSLHVVWLRIAGAALVLLPLAWRHRTLVRERPALLAGFGVLAVAGVQAFYFAAIARIPVGVGLLIEFFGPALVLGWVRFVQRRPVTRQAAVGVLFAVTGLACVVEVWAGLGFDALGLLLAFGAACCQCAYFVLAGHGTDSADGKAPNPLGVIAYGLIVGAVVLTLVSRPWNLEWSLLGERAELGDMRPPAWVLIVWIVLVTTVLAYLFGVLAVRRLSPPVAGVVACLEAVVASVLAWVLLSEHLGAAQIVGGALVLIGAFTAQLAAPASGSGERGEPVAGNVPRPREGGEEPSGDAPAAPTADASPDGQPAGR is encoded by the coding sequence ATGTACGGCGCTGACATAATCGCCCGCATGCAGCAGTCATTCGACAGGCGCGCCGGGCTCGGGCTCGCGCTGGCCTCCGCGCTCGCGTTCGGCGGTTCCGGGGTGGCGGCCAAGCCGCTCATCGAGCAGGGCATGGACTCGCTGCACGTGGTGTGGCTGCGTATCGCCGGGGCCGCGCTGGTGCTGCTGCCGCTCGCCTGGCGGCACCGCACGCTGGTACGGGAGCGGCCCGCGCTGCTCGCCGGGTTCGGCGTGCTCGCGGTCGCCGGCGTGCAGGCGTTCTACTTCGCGGCGATCGCCCGGATCCCGGTCGGGGTGGGGCTGCTCATCGAGTTCTTCGGGCCCGCCCTGGTGCTGGGCTGGGTGCGGTTCGTCCAGCGGCGGCCGGTCACCCGGCAGGCGGCGGTCGGCGTGCTTTTCGCGGTCACCGGGCTGGCCTGCGTGGTCGAGGTCTGGGCCGGCCTCGGCTTCGACGCGCTCGGGCTGCTCCTCGCCTTCGGCGCGGCCTGCTGCCAGTGCGCGTACTTCGTCCTCGCCGGGCACGGCACCGATTCCGCCGACGGCAAGGCGCCGAACCCGCTGGGCGTCATCGCGTACGGGCTGATCGTCGGCGCCGTCGTGCTCACCCTCGTCTCCCGGCCCTGGAACCTGGAGTGGTCGCTGCTCGGCGAGCGCGCGGAACTCGGCGACATGCGGCCGCCTGCCTGGGTGCTGATCGTCTGGATCGTCCTGGTCACGACCGTGCTGGCGTATCTGTTCGGCGTCCTCGCGGTGCGCCGGCTCTCGCCGCCGGTGGCGGGGGTCGTCGCGTGTCTGGAGGCGGTCGTCGCGTCGGTGCTGGCGTGGGTGCTGCTGTCGGAGCACCTGGGCGCGGCGCAGATCGTGGGCGGCGCGCTGGTGCTGATCGGCGCGTTCACCGCGCAACTGGCGGCGCCTGCGTCCGGTTCCGGCGAGCGGGGCGAGCCGGTGGCCGGGAACGTGCCGCGGCCGCGCGAGGGCGGCGAGGAGCCGTCCGGCGACGCGCCCGCGGCACCCACCGCCGACGCGTCGCCGGACGGTCAGCCCGCAGGCAGGTAG
- a CDS encoding aminotransferase class I/II-fold pyridoxal phosphate-dependent enzyme, which produces MLGEYRIEGRGAAEISASIERGIGAGALQPGAPLPPLRALAAELAVNPNTVAAAYRMLRERGVVETAGRRGTRVRARPATAPREQISVAVPPGARDLSTGNPDPALLPPLAGALAAAAARHGTSPVLYGDEGVAPELARLARADFDADGVPPGPVAVTSGSLDAIERALAAHLRPGDAVAVEDPAWGSLLDLVPALGLRPVPVELDEEGPLPERAAAALASGARALVVTSRAQNPTGAALTRERAAELRAVLARHPDVLLVEDDHGHAIVDLPFQPLAGAARHWLAVRSAAKAYGPDLRLAVLTGDRVTVDRVEGRQRLGPGWVSRLLQDTVVHLRRSGILDPAAVARSYGERREALLTALRRRGVEATGRSGMNVWLPVPDETSAVTQLLRSGWAAAPGARFRLASPPGIRLTVSPLAGEDVEPLADAVATAVRPAPGRRWV; this is translated from the coding sequence GTGCTAGGAGAGTATCGGATCGAAGGCCGGGGCGCAGCAGAGATCTCTGCCAGCATCGAGCGCGGCATCGGCGCCGGTGCGCTGCAGCCCGGCGCCCCGCTGCCGCCGCTGCGCGCGCTGGCGGCGGAGCTGGCGGTCAACCCGAACACGGTGGCCGCCGCGTACCGCATGCTGCGTGAGCGCGGCGTCGTCGAGACCGCGGGCCGGCGCGGCACCCGGGTGCGCGCCCGCCCCGCCACCGCGCCCCGCGAGCAGATCAGCGTCGCCGTGCCGCCCGGTGCCCGCGACCTGTCCACCGGCAACCCCGACCCCGCCCTGCTGCCCCCGCTCGCCGGCGCCCTCGCCGCCGCGGCCGCCCGGCACGGCACGTCCCCCGTGCTCTACGGCGACGAGGGCGTCGCCCCCGAGCTGGCCCGCCTCGCCCGCGCCGACTTCGACGCCGACGGCGTGCCCCCGGGCCCCGTCGCCGTCACCTCCGGCTCGCTGGACGCGATCGAGCGCGCCCTCGCCGCCCATCTGCGCCCCGGCGACGCGGTCGCGGTCGAGGACCCCGCCTGGGGCAGCCTCCTCGACCTCGTGCCCGCGCTCGGCCTGCGGCCGGTGCCGGTCGAGCTGGACGAAGAAGGGCCGCTGCCGGAGCGTGCCGCGGCGGCGCTGGCCTCCGGCGCGCGCGCCCTCGTCGTGACCTCCCGCGCGCAGAACCCGACGGGCGCCGCGCTCACTCGGGAGCGCGCCGCCGAACTGCGCGCCGTTCTCGCCCGGCACCCGGACGTGCTGCTCGTCGAGGACGACCACGGCCACGCGATCGTCGACCTGCCGTTCCAGCCGCTGGCCGGCGCCGCACGGCACTGGCTCGCGGTGCGCTCCGCCGCCAAGGCGTACGGTCCCGACCTGCGGCTCGCGGTGCTCACCGGGGACCGGGTGACCGTGGACCGCGTCGAGGGCCGCCAGCGCCTCGGCCCCGGCTGGGTCAGCCGGCTGCTCCAGGACACGGTCGTCCACCTGCGCCGCAGCGGGATCCTGGATCCGGCGGCGGTCGCCCGCTCGTACGGCGAGCGGCGCGAGGCGCTGCTGACGGCGCTGCGGCGGCGGGGAGTCGAGGCCACCGGGCGCAGCGGGATGAACGTCTGGCTGCCGGTCCCCGACGAGACCTCCGCGGTCACCCAGCTCCTGCGGTCCGGCTGGGCGGCGGCGCCCGGGGCCCGCTTCCGCCTCGCCTCGCCGCCCGGCATCCGGCTGACCGTCTCGCCGCTGGCGGGCGAGGACGTGGAGCCGCTGGCGGACGCGGTGGCGACGGCGGTACGGCCCGCGCCCGGACGGCGGTGGGTCTGA
- a CDS encoding DMT family transporter, whose product MSVVWGFSFLLIKVGTDGFAPLQVTLGRMAFGSAVLVAALAIRRERLPRGARTWGHIAVAAFFINALPFSLFAYAELHISSSLAGICNATSPLWAMLLALVALREDRPTRRRVAGLGLGFAGVLTVLGAWRGFTGQDPLGTVLALLAAASYAVGWIYVRRTLAGLGHSHLSVAGTQLLLGTAQLAVATALFTSVPTALPAGPLLAVVTLGVLGTGLAVLVQHGLVADVGPTTAHTVTYVIPVIATAAGVALLGEELTWNTPVGAAVVLAGAALSRSRPREERT is encoded by the coding sequence CTGTCGGTCGTCTGGGGCTTCAGCTTCCTGCTCATCAAGGTCGGCACCGACGGCTTCGCTCCGCTGCAAGTGACGCTCGGCCGGATGGCCTTCGGCTCCGCCGTCCTCGTCGCCGCGCTCGCGATACGCCGGGAGCGGCTGCCGCGCGGCGCCCGCACGTGGGGACATATCGCGGTGGCCGCCTTCTTCATCAACGCACTGCCCTTCTCCCTCTTCGCCTACGCCGAGCTGCACATCAGCTCCTCGCTCGCCGGGATCTGCAACGCCACCTCGCCGCTGTGGGCGATGCTGCTCGCCCTCGTCGCACTGCGGGAGGACCGGCCGACGCGCCGCCGGGTCGCGGGGCTCGGGCTCGGGTTCGCCGGGGTGCTGACCGTCCTCGGCGCATGGCGGGGCTTCACCGGCCAGGACCCGCTGGGCACCGTGCTCGCGCTGCTCGCCGCCGCCAGCTACGCCGTCGGCTGGATCTACGTCCGCCGTACGCTCGCCGGCCTCGGGCACTCCCACCTGTCGGTCGCCGGCACGCAACTGCTCCTCGGCACCGCCCAGTTGGCCGTGGCCACCGCGCTGTTCACCTCGGTGCCGACCGCGCTCCCGGCCGGGCCGCTGCTGGCGGTCGTCACGCTGGGGGTGCTGGGCACGGGGCTCGCGGTGCTCGTGCAGCACGGGCTGGTGGCGGACGTGGGGCCGACGACGGCGCACACGGTCACGTACGTCATCCCCGTCATCGCCACCGCGGCCGGGGTGGCGCTGCTCGGCGAGGAGCTGACGTGGAACACGCCGGTGGGCGCGGCGGTGGTGCTAGCGGGCGCGGCGCTCTCGCGCAGCCGCCCGCGGGAGGAGCGGACGTGA